From Novipirellula artificiosorum, the proteins below share one genomic window:
- a CDS encoding 5-(carboxyamino)imidazole ribonucleotide synthase has product MSESTKVILPGGTIGMVGGGQLGRMFAMAAASMGYRVVVFCESRDEPAPQVAHECVVGKLDDMQAVEKFASRCDVITLEFENIPASTIAACQRFAPTYPSANVLATAQDRLREKSTLQNAGLPVAPFAEVNDFDSLVVASERVGLPLILKTARSGYDGKGQHRIETIEDAKQVDWASCDRWVAEQLICFDREVSVIVARSSDGRTASFPIFENEHTNHILDISMVPAAVSKKVQNQARSIAVSAAETMDVVGLLCVEMFVESDTVLINEVAPRPHNSGHLTIEACHTSQFAQHVRAICGLPLGKTNLVSRAAAMANLLGDVWGSDCESPPAWDQAIAVEGVCLHLYGKQEAKMGRKMGHLTCVGEDRSRVVRSVVEARQRLV; this is encoded by the coding sequence ATGAGTGAGTCTACAAAGGTCATCTTGCCGGGCGGGACCATCGGAATGGTCGGAGGTGGCCAGTTGGGGCGGATGTTTGCCATGGCCGCGGCAAGCATGGGGTACCGCGTGGTCGTGTTCTGCGAATCAAGGGATGAGCCGGCACCGCAGGTGGCTCATGAGTGTGTCGTCGGCAAGTTGGATGACATGCAGGCTGTCGAAAAGTTTGCAAGTCGCTGTGACGTGATCACGTTAGAGTTTGAGAACATCCCAGCGTCCACGATCGCTGCTTGCCAGCGGTTCGCTCCGACGTATCCATCGGCAAACGTGTTGGCGACGGCCCAAGATCGACTTCGGGAAAAATCGACTTTACAAAACGCGGGCTTGCCGGTCGCGCCGTTTGCGGAAGTAAATGATTTTGATTCGCTTGTGGTCGCGTCCGAGCGGGTTGGGTTGCCGCTGATTTTGAAAACGGCCCGAAGCGGATATGACGGTAAGGGACAACACCGAATTGAAACAATCGAAGACGCAAAGCAGGTCGATTGGGCATCATGCGATCGATGGGTGGCGGAGCAATTGATCTGCTTTGATCGAGAAGTCTCGGTGATCGTGGCACGCAGTTCGGACGGACGGACAGCATCGTTTCCCATTTTCGAGAACGAGCACACGAACCATATCTTGGATATTTCCATGGTTCCCGCAGCCGTATCCAAAAAGGTGCAAAACCAAGCCCGATCGATCGCGGTTTCGGCTGCAGAAACCATGGACGTGGTCGGCTTGTTATGTGTGGAGATGTTCGTTGAATCCGATACGGTGTTGATCAACGAAGTCGCACCGCGACCTCATAATTCCGGTCACTTAACGATCGAAGCGTGTCACACGAGTCAGTTTGCGCAGCACGTCAGGGCGATTTGTGGCCTACCGCTCGGGAAGACGAATCTTGTTTCTCGTGCGGCCGCGATGGCGAATTTGCTAGGCGACGTTTGGGGCAGCGATTGCGAATCACCACCTGCTTGGGACCAAGCGATCGCGGTGGAGGGCGTTTGTTTGCATTTGTATGGCAAACAGGAGGCAAAAATGGGCCGAAAAATGGGACATTTGACGTGCGTCGGAGAGGATCGTTCGCGGGTCGTTCGCTCCGTGGTCGAAGCACGGCAGAGATTGGTTTAG
- the purE gene encoding 5-(carboxyamino)imidazole ribonucleotide mutase: protein MTKTSEFAATEAQVGVIMGSRNDWDTMSAAAEILDQLGIPNEKLVVSAHRTPSRMVNYATSAAGRGLKVIIAGAGGAAHLPGMVASETNLPVIGVPVQSRALQGLDSLLSIVQMPGGIPVATMSIGPSGAKNAGILAARILALSDIALAKRLDEFVAKQTAAVLESAEL from the coding sequence ATGACGAAAACGAGTGAATTTGCGGCGACGGAGGCTCAGGTCGGCGTCATCATGGGAAGCCGTAATGACTGGGATACCATGAGTGCCGCAGCAGAAATCCTTGATCAGCTGGGCATACCGAACGAAAAGTTGGTTGTTTCGGCGCATCGGACACCGTCGCGAATGGTGAACTATGCGACGTCGGCGGCAGGTCGCGGATTGAAAGTGATCATTGCCGGGGCGGGCGGGGCGGCTCATTTGCCGGGCATGGTTGCATCGGAGACAAATTTGCCAGTGATCGGCGTTCCGGTCCAGAGCCGCGCGCTGCAGGGGCTCGATTCGTTGTTGTCCATCGTGCAGATGCCCGGCGGCATTCCGGTGGCGACCATGTCAATCGGTCCATCTGGTGCAAAGAACGCGGGGATCCTGGCAGCTCGAATCTTGGCGTTGTCCGACATCGCGCTCGCCAAACGTCTTGACGAGTTTGTTGCCAAACAAACCGCCGCTGTACTCGAATCAGCGGAGTTGTAG
- a CDS encoding ATP-dependent helicase has translation MDAILKDLTESQIDAVTHLDGPLLMLAGPGSGKTRVVTHRIAYMISQGIAPSQIAALTFTNKAADEMRLRVEKLVPGQSVWMGTFHRFCAQLLRRYAPMVGLAENYSIYDTSDSKQAMKRAIEVADVSTSHTSPEQIASTISRAKNRLVTPEMMLASSKRSGPTMASKVYPQYQQQLLTANAVDFDDLLLHIALLLRDNPELRAQLDARFRYILVDEYQDTNLAQYAIVRALSIDHPNLSVTGDPDQSIYGWRGADLNNILDFEKDYPSVKTVRLEQNYRSTPNILRVADQLIQHNRRRKQKELYTHNDEGDPVVLRIYHNGYEEADAIADEISNAMAVEGFRPRDFAILYRMNALSRSLEHAMRRRGLPYQIINGLEFYQRKEIKDLLAYLHLINNPRHDVALQRILNTPTRGIGAKTIQRLRGYADRHNVPMLDAARQVDQIEGLAKRSATCVTRFVELFDRLSLKATASIEDLLRYVVEETKYEAFLLKSHVDEQDSSAVANVDELITAGVEFDRYHPDDGSLELFLEQTALVADTDAFEDENDRITVMTLHAAKGLEFPRVFVIGVEDGLLPHSRSRDTDAGMEEERRLLFVGITRAKERLQLSCCKSRTFRGDSRPAVPSPFFNEMPLDEIRRVESEVQQNWFDDDPYGNSYPDSWDLPEEDSEANQDSEPNQDSGSAVHEKPDSLFDETCQLTEQDREQEIAKRKKKTRAPLASLQTAAEMLASGSAPPLTVYREGTQVRHGEYGEGTIVSVTGRGPKRTAMIRFDDGERNFRLAFANLEVIGG, from the coding sequence ATGGATGCGATTCTGAAAGACCTGACCGAGAGCCAAATCGACGCCGTCACTCATCTGGACGGCCCGCTGCTGATGTTGGCAGGCCCGGGATCGGGAAAGACTCGCGTGGTCACTCACCGCATCGCTTACATGATCTCGCAGGGCATCGCACCGTCTCAGATTGCCGCGTTGACCTTCACGAACAAGGCGGCGGATGAAATGCGATTGAGAGTCGAAAAGCTGGTCCCGGGTCAGTCGGTTTGGATGGGAACGTTCCACCGTTTTTGCGCACAATTGCTGCGTCGTTATGCCCCGATGGTCGGATTGGCTGAAAACTATTCGATCTACGACACCTCGGATTCAAAACAAGCGATGAAGAGGGCGATCGAGGTGGCCGACGTTTCCACCAGCCATACGTCACCGGAACAAATCGCCTCGACGATCAGCCGCGCGAAGAATCGATTGGTGACGCCCGAGATGATGCTAGCAAGCTCGAAGCGATCGGGACCGACGATGGCGTCAAAGGTCTACCCACAATACCAGCAGCAGCTATTGACCGCGAACGCCGTTGATTTCGACGACCTGCTGTTACACATCGCTTTATTGCTTCGAGACAACCCAGAACTTCGCGCACAACTCGATGCCCGGTTTCGATACATTTTGGTGGACGAATACCAAGACACCAACTTGGCCCAATACGCGATTGTTCGGGCGCTTTCGATCGACCATCCCAACTTGTCGGTGACGGGTGATCCCGACCAGTCGATTTACGGATGGCGCGGTGCCGACTTAAACAACATTCTCGATTTCGAAAAGGACTACCCGAGCGTTAAAACGGTTCGCTTGGAGCAAAACTATCGTAGCACACCCAATATTTTACGGGTTGCGGATCAATTGATTCAGCACAATCGCCGGCGAAAGCAAAAGGAGTTGTACACGCATAACGACGAGGGCGACCCGGTGGTGCTGCGGATCTATCACAATGGTTACGAAGAAGCCGACGCGATCGCAGACGAGATTTCCAACGCGATGGCGGTCGAGGGTTTCCGGCCTCGGGATTTTGCCATTCTGTATCGCATGAATGCCCTTTCGCGATCGCTTGAACACGCGATGCGGCGTCGTGGACTGCCCTATCAAATCATAAACGGATTAGAGTTTTATCAACGTAAAGAAATCAAGGATTTATTGGCTTATCTGCATTTGATCAACAACCCACGGCATGATGTGGCGCTGCAGCGGATCCTCAACACGCCAACGCGTGGGATCGGTGCCAAGACCATCCAGCGGCTTCGAGGCTATGCCGACCGACACAACGTTCCCATGCTCGATGCAGCGCGTCAGGTGGACCAGATCGAAGGACTCGCAAAACGGTCTGCAACCTGTGTGACCCGATTTGTGGAACTGTTCGATCGTCTCAGCTTGAAGGCGACCGCATCGATCGAGGACTTGCTGCGCTACGTTGTTGAGGAAACGAAGTATGAAGCGTTTTTGCTCAAATCGCATGTCGACGAACAGGATAGCAGTGCGGTCGCAAACGTCGACGAGTTGATCACGGCGGGCGTTGAGTTTGACCGTTACCATCCAGACGATGGATCGCTTGAATTGTTTTTAGAACAAACGGCACTGGTGGCCGATACCGACGCGTTCGAGGATGAGAACGATCGGATCACGGTGATGACCCTGCACGCCGCAAAGGGGCTCGAGTTCCCGCGTGTGTTTGTGATTGGTGTCGAAGATGGGTTGCTGCCCCATTCGCGATCGCGAGACACCGATGCAGGAATGGAAGAAGAACGCCGATTGCTGTTTGTGGGGATCACGCGAGCGAAGGAACGATTGCAGTTGAGTTGTTGCAAAAGTCGCACGTTTCGAGGAGACTCTCGACCAGCGGTGCCGAGTCCCTTCTTCAACGAAATGCCGCTTGATGAAATACGGCGTGTTGAAAGCGAAGTTCAGCAAAATTGGTTTGATGACGATCCATACGGTAACAGCTATCCGGATTCATGGGATTTACCAGAAGAAGATTCTGAGGCGAACCAGGATTCCGAGCCGAACCAGGATTCAGGTTCGGCGGTTCATGAGAAACCGGACTCGTTGTTTGATGAAACCTGCCAATTGACGGAACAGGATCGAGAACAAGAGATTGCCAAGCGAAAGAAGAAAACGAGAGCGCCGCTGGCGAGCTTGCAAACCGCCGCAGAGATGCTTGCGAGCGGATCCGCACCTCCGCTGACCGTTTATCGCGAGGGAACTCAGGTGCGGCACGGTGAGTATGGCGAGGGAACCATCGTCTCGGTCACCGGTCGAGGCCCCAAGCGAACCGCAATGATCCGGTTTGACGATGGCGAACGAAATTTTCGACTCGCGTTTGCTAATTTGGAAGTGATCGGCGGGTAG
- a CDS encoding DUF2237 family protein has translation MAAKNVLGTDLQSCSTDPMTGFYRDGCCNTGASDSGLHVVCAQMTASFLAFSKERGNDLSTPNPGFRFPGLKPGDRWCLCAARWKEAYDAGEAPPVVLESTHISALEFASLEELQEYAVDSSE, from the coding sequence ATGGCCGCAAAGAACGTACTCGGCACCGATCTTCAGTCCTGCAGCACGGACCCGATGACCGGGTTCTACCGCGACGGATGCTGTAATACGGGTGCATCCGACAGTGGGCTGCATGTCGTCTGTGCCCAAATGACCGCTAGTTTTTTGGCATTTTCAAAGGAACGGGGCAACGATTTGTCGACCCCGAACCCCGGATTTCGCTTTCCTGGTTTGAAACCAGGCGACCGTTGGTGTTTGTGTGCTGCGCGTTGGAAGGAGGCCTATGATGCCGGCGAAGCGCCGCCTGTCGTGCTGGAATCGACCCACATCAGCGCGTTAGAGTTCGCCTCACTCGAAGAATTGCAAGAATACGCAGTGGACTCCTCCGAATAG
- a CDS encoding glycosyl hydrolase family 28-related protein: MKTVSVNECGATGDGVTDDTDAIQDACRSGKPVVFFQPGTYLINGTIEVPPTVERLNFMYVDLLAGPRLQDEDGLGAFRVVGESDRPLLIEDLFSFELFFGAHYLVDHVSRARLC; the protein is encoded by the coding sequence TTGAAGACGGTTTCAGTCAACGAGTGCGGCGCCACGGGGGACGGTGTGACCGACGACACCGACGCGATCCAGGACGCGTGCCGGTCTGGCAAGCCCGTTGTGTTCTTCCAGCCAGGAACCTATTTGATCAATGGAACCATTGAAGTTCCGCCGACTGTCGAACGTCTGAATTTCATGTATGTCGATCTGTTGGCCGGTCCCCGCTTGCAGGACGAAGACGGGCTTGGCGCGTTCCGCGTGGTCGGGGAGTCTGATCGACCGCTGCTCATCGAGGATCTGTTCTCCTTTGAACTGTTCTTCGGAGCCCATTATCTGGTCGATCACGTATCGCGCGCACGGTTGTGTTGA
- a CDS encoding glycoside hydrolase family 9 protein, with product MFTTQASIACSATGAEQVDFGKFWGKPEIKSGKAEILPGGEASGGKAAMLLDFSTEPTDGALGRALLTNSNRKITVSARVKVAGQVKIASLALNLIGGQGGSKPILVANGPGDWQSGNQSVSVPTDVGMIFLNLTFEGQGKVWLADLKIEGALDPAIDGVLNTFAMPIGYAFGSFQEHVKVAGGVAHIVAENGRGGAGYNVAADLSNCGADCPVMVVKRGTQNRASTLKLILQDAGGVKREFSYDLSKASTSEFTPLMPNDGWAVSPAATDEVDRSFDTSMIQSQLLIGDWSGSPLDILIREITLAKPNTELLAQRAAKVAKVNQEIARKQEQSRREEEARARMLREGAEHPADGPELQQVCAVAPNILAVTIQEKRRIPGGQVPYQAQPDDEIRVEKKDHTYLAWEDGRPAMSSARSVWRKDDESGNLKRLGLLVDQGRTITTESRLEGQAITSETLTEPAAYRIGITDEPGKAVQPTDVFRKSKPLDRADNGQAPIRHVVYLKLAEPLQEGTPYTIELHGINTRQPQVTYTHQPHNVRSEAVHVSHVGFRPDDPLKRAYLSVWLGTGGELAYDVQRFELIDAESGQSVYQGDVRLAVPAEQVERMRPEKNHNRTNVYHLDFSDFTTPGTYRVLFPNVGVSYPLRIADDVWLRAFETSMHGLLCHRSGIALGPPVTDYRRPRPFHPADGSKVFRLDRTVLDGESDVVRESLGRLLGTKLDASSLARNDQAWGGYMDAGDWDRRSLHLRVSYLQLELLEMFPTFFEKANLALPTKEANNHLPDLLDEALWNIDFYRRLQDDDGGVGGGVESTAHPRPGETSWQESLLVGVYAPDPVSSYRHAAAAAKAAGLLRRYDKKMADTFAESAQRAWQWADENLDVIDQVRSRGGRVKGTTEETIAEPRALAAVELWRLTGDDTFHAAFLECSAIVGGDPAEQLDATFTYANLPDDVGDTALMQKAREALIVSAEQALEVGCRNGFNTTTRVPQLPMMGFVGYFTTPETIVGPVLTRVHHLTGDAKYLAGAVAATQYTVGANPVNATMTTGLGHDYPRAPLHCDTMRTGDPAPRGITIYGPHDPTKVPDWVKTWVLGKNLVPPAENWPASEFHIDTAGWPEMSEYTVHQSIGPTGYYFAYLAARSGR from the coding sequence ATGTTCACAACCCAGGCCTCCATTGCCTGCTCGGCGACCGGGGCCGAGCAGGTCGACTTCGGCAAGTTCTGGGGCAAGCCCGAGATCAAGTCGGGCAAGGCCGAAATCCTGCCCGGCGGAGAAGCATCCGGCGGCAAAGCGGCCATGCTATTGGATTTCTCAACCGAGCCGACCGACGGGGCACTGGGTCGCGCCTTGCTGACCAACTCGAACAGAAAGATTACCGTATCTGCCCGGGTCAAGGTGGCGGGGCAAGTCAAGATCGCGTCGCTAGCTCTCAACCTGATCGGCGGCCAGGGCGGCTCGAAACCCATCCTGGTGGCCAACGGACCAGGCGACTGGCAATCGGGCAACCAATCGGTCTCTGTCCCGACCGACGTCGGGATGATCTTTCTCAACCTGACCTTCGAGGGTCAGGGCAAGGTCTGGCTGGCTGATCTGAAGATTGAGGGGGCGCTCGACCCGGCCATCGATGGTGTGCTCAACACGTTTGCCATGCCGATCGGCTATGCGTTCGGATCGTTTCAGGAACACGTCAAAGTCGCTGGCGGCGTAGCCCACATTGTGGCGGAAAACGGGCGTGGCGGAGCTGGCTACAACGTGGCGGCTGATCTGTCCAACTGCGGCGCCGACTGCCCGGTGATGGTCGTCAAACGAGGCACCCAGAACCGGGCGTCAACGCTGAAGCTGATCCTGCAGGATGCCGGCGGCGTTAAACGCGAATTCAGCTACGACCTGAGCAAGGCGTCAACCAGCGAATTCACGCCGTTGATGCCCAACGATGGCTGGGCCGTCTCGCCCGCCGCGACCGACGAGGTCGATCGGTCGTTCGACACGTCGATGATCCAGAGCCAACTACTAATCGGCGACTGGAGCGGCTCGCCACTGGACATCCTGATCCGTGAGATCACGCTGGCCAAGCCCAATACCGAGTTGCTTGCGCAGCGTGCGGCCAAAGTGGCAAAGGTCAACCAGGAGATAGCCCGCAAGCAAGAGCAATCGCGTCGCGAGGAAGAGGCCCGAGCGAGGATGCTCCGCGAGGGCGCTGAGCATCCCGCGGACGGACCAGAGCTGCAGCAAGTTTGCGCTGTGGCTCCGAACATCCTTGCAGTGACTATCCAAGAGAAACGACGCATCCCCGGCGGCCAGGTCCCGTACCAGGCCCAGCCGGACGACGAGATCCGTGTCGAGAAGAAGGACCACACGTACTTGGCCTGGGAGGATGGTCGACCGGCAATGTCGTCTGCCCGTAGCGTGTGGCGCAAGGACGACGAAAGCGGCAATCTGAAACGGCTGGGCCTGCTGGTCGACCAGGGCCGGACCATCACCACCGAATCGCGGCTGGAAGGTCAGGCGATCACCAGCGAGACGTTGACCGAACCGGCCGCCTATCGCATTGGCATCACCGACGAGCCCGGCAAGGCTGTCCAGCCAACCGATGTGTTTCGCAAGAGCAAGCCACTCGATCGAGCCGACAACGGTCAAGCGCCGATCCGACACGTCGTCTATTTGAAGCTTGCCGAGCCACTCCAGGAGGGCACTCCTTATACGATCGAGCTGCACGGCATCAACACTCGTCAGCCTCAAGTGACTTACACACACCAGCCGCACAACGTTCGCAGTGAGGCGGTCCACGTTTCGCATGTCGGTTTTCGGCCCGACGATCCGCTGAAGCGGGCGTATCTGTCGGTGTGGCTGGGGACGGGGGGCGAGCTGGCCTACGACGTCCAGCGCTTCGAGTTGATCGATGCCGAGTCGGGCCAATCGGTCTATCAGGGCGACGTTCGTCTAGCTGTACCCGCCGAGCAGGTCGAACGGATGCGGCCCGAAAAAAACCACAACCGCACGAACGTCTACCACCTCGACTTCTCCGACTTCACCACGCCGGGCACCTATCGCGTGCTCTTTCCTAACGTCGGCGTGAGCTATCCGTTGCGGATCGCCGACGACGTGTGGCTGCGGGCATTCGAGACATCGATGCACGGCCTGCTGTGCCATCGTAGCGGAATCGCGTTGGGACCACCGGTGACCGACTATCGTCGCCCGCGGCCGTTCCATCCGGCGGACGGCAGCAAGGTGTTCCGGCTCGATCGCACGGTGCTCGACGGCGAATCGGACGTGGTCAGAGAGTCGCTTGGTCGGCTGCTGGGGACGAAGCTCGATGCGTCGTCGCTGGCTCGAAACGACCAGGCCTGGGGGGGCTATATGGACGCTGGCGACTGGGATCGCCGATCGTTACATCTCCGGGTCAGTTACCTGCAGCTCGAACTACTGGAGATGTTCCCGACGTTCTTCGAAAAAGCGAACCTGGCCCTGCCGACCAAGGAGGCCAACAACCACTTGCCCGACCTGTTGGACGAGGCGCTGTGGAACATCGACTTCTACCGGCGGCTGCAAGACGACGATGGCGGCGTTGGCGGTGGCGTCGAGTCGACGGCACATCCCAGGCCCGGCGAAACGAGCTGGCAGGAATCGCTGCTGGTCGGCGTCTATGCGCCCGACCCGGTTAGCAGCTACCGCCACGCTGCCGCGGCCGCCAAGGCCGCCGGGCTGTTGCGTCGCTACGATAAGAAGATGGCCGACACCTTCGCCGAATCCGCACAGCGAGCATGGCAGTGGGCCGATGAAAACCTTGACGTGATTGACCAGGTCCGCTCGCGCGGCGGCCGCGTGAAGGGTACCACCGAAGAGACGATCGCCGAGCCGCGTGCCCTGGCGGCTGTCGAGCTATGGCGGTTGACCGGCGACGACACGTTCCATGCAGCGTTTCTGGAGTGTTCGGCGATAGTCGGCGGCGATCCGGCGGAGCAGCTCGACGCCACGTTCACCTATGCCAACCTTCCAGACGATGTTGGCGACACGGCGCTAATGCAGAAAGCTCGCGAGGCCCTGATCGTCTCGGCCGAGCAGGCGCTCGAGGTGGGCTGCCGCAATGGCTTCAACACCACAACCCGCGTGCCGCAGCTTCCGATGATGGGATTCGTCGGCTACTTCACCACACCCGAGACGATCGTTGGCCCTGTGCTTACCCGTGTACACCACTTGACCGGCGACGCCAAGTACCTGGCCGGGGCCGTGGCCGCCACGCAGTACACCGTCGGCGCCAATCCGGTCAATGCCACGATGACCACCGGCCTGGGCCACGACTATCCGCGCGCCCCGCTGCACTGCGACACCATGCGGACTGGCGACCCGGCACCGCGCGGCATCACGATCTATGGCCCGCACGACCCAACCAAGGTCCCCGACTGGGTGAAGACCTGGGTGTTGGGGAAGAACCTCGTCCCACCGGCCGAGAACTGGCCGGCCTCCGAGTTCCACATCGATACGGCCGGCTGGCCCGAGATGAGCGAGTACACCGTCCATCAGTCGATCGGCCCGACAGGATACTACTTCGCCTACCTAGCCGCGCGCAGCGGGCGGTAG